ACGCGTTCAGAAAAGAATTTTCAAGAAGGATTATATCAATATTCAGGGCGCTTGCTGCAGCTACAGCTCATCCTATCAAAATATTGCAATGCTGACCGGACAGCCTTATCCTGTGAAAGCTTTCTTCGAACAGGGAAGCCACGCCTACACCAACCAACCCGAATCCAAGACGCTTCATAAAGCTTTGCACCAGTGCGAGCTGATCGTAATTCACGAATATGTCTGGTCTGCCAGCGCTTGTATGGCGGATTACGTGCTTCCTTCCGCCGACTTTCTGGAGAAGGCTCTTGCATGGCCTTACCCGCTGTGGGGTCTTTGCAACGACATGTTCTGGTTTGGTGAAAAGGCTATAGAGCCTCAGTACGAACGCCGCGATTGCTACACGTTCTGGAGAGAACTTGCAAAGCTACTGCATCCGAAAGAAAAATGGGAGAAGTACTATCCGTGGGAAACTACCGAGGATACCTATGTCCACATTATGAGTCCTCTCGGCTACAAAACATACCAGGAATGTCTGGACAAGCCGTATATCCCGTCGCCGGTTCCGATGTGGCATGAAGAAAACGATCCGGAAACCGGCGAGGTCTTAGGTTTTGCCACACCAAGCGGCAAGGTGGAGTGTTTCTCGAACACCGTTGCAAAGTTTTTTGACGACGAGTCTGCTGTGCCGTTCTTCGAGGAGCCGTTTGAATCACCGGTAAGGACTCCCGATGTCTTTGAGGAATATCCGCTGATCATGTGTGCCGGCGCTCGGTTTATGCCTTATTATCTTTCCGACCATCGCGGCGTTAAAGGCTTTCGTAACCGTTATCCCGATCCGTATTTTCAGATTCATAACGAAACAGCGGCAGAACTCGGTATAGGCGACGGCCACTGGTGCTGGATCGAAAGCCGTAGAGGTCGCTTCATGCAGCGCGCCAAGCTGTGCTCGGATATTCTTCCCAAGACAATCTTTGCCCAGCATGGCTGGTACTATCCTGAACTTCCTCACGAGGAGCCTTGGACCGTAGGTTGGTTCATGTCCAACCCGAATGTTGCCTTGAGCAATCATCCCGACCACAACGACCCATATCAGGGTGGTTGCAATATCAAGGGCTCTCTGGTTAAGGTTTACAGGGCCGGTGAGCCTCCGTTTAACACCTGGACGAAGTGATTTGGGGGGAACCGTTGGCAAAAAAACTTTTAGCCTATAGAATACAGATCAAATCTGATAAGTGTCAAAATTGCGGAAAGTGTATTGAGGTTTGTCCGAAGCAGTATATTATCTTTGATGAGGAATTGAATAAAACAAGACTTAAGCGGGGTTCCGTCTGCGTTGGATGTAAAAAATGTAGGGCAGTATGCGCCTATAAAGCTATTGTGATTGATCCTGTAATAGATGGAAATTGGCATATACCCATGCGATAGTATTAATGAAGTTAATAAGGGGATTTACATATGTTGAAGAAGATTCATTTGGAAAACTTTAAGGCGCTTAAGAATATTGATCTTGAGTTTGCGAAGTTCAATGTACTGACCGGCTTAAATTCTACAGGCAAGACATCGGTGTTGCAGTCGATGGCGTTTCTTAAGCAAAGCATCAGCAGAAAAGAGATCATGTATAACGATTACCTGTTGCGTTTAGGAGAATACCGCGAAGCCGTTCATAAACACGATATGAGCCTGCCGATAAGAATAAAGGTATCGCTTTCGAACTCATCGGAAGATCTTGACTACGATGTAACAGCCGCTGCAAAAGCAACTCGCGAGGAGTTTTTCATCAATGGCGAATCGGCCTGGCACTGGGATACCCAGGCTCCCGGGGTGGTGGAGCCATGGGATCGGGTTTTTCTTGGGCAGGCGGCCAGCGGATATGGAGGCGGTGTGTTCGCAGCGACCACCGAAATGGAGTTCAAAGTTACAACCGTTCTTCAAAAATTTATGGCCGATTGGTTCGAAAATATGCTTTATCTCTCCTCGAACAGAGGTTTTACGAAGTATAGTTACCCCCTGCTTGCCGGCAAGCCGTCGATAGAAGACGTTTCAAAGCGTGCGGGAGATATGTCGCTTCTGGAGGAATGGCTTGCCAATCTGATACTATTCAGGATCAATGAAGCAAAGAGATACCCGGATGCCAAAAAGCAACTCGATGTGATGTCGGAGAGGCTGAGCCGCTTGGGAGTTGATGCGAGTCCGTATGTATTGGGAGGGCCAAGCGTTGTGATCGACCTTACCGAGGGCGACATGTGGGTAAGCGCCGTGAACTCAGGTTACGGGATCAATCAATCGGTATCTTCGATCATTCTGGGCACGCTTTTTCCCAGTCAGACACTGATTACAATTGAGGAACCTGAGATGCATTTGCACCCGCGGATGCAAAAAGCTGTGACCGGAATTTTCGGTGATATCTGCAATGAGGGGAAACAGGTAATCATCACATCCCATTCGGTGCATATGCTACAGAGCCTGCGGGAGCTTGTAGAAAACGGCACTTTGGCGCCCGAGGATGTCAAGGTATACAATTTCGAGAAGTTGGAACGGGAGACAAAGGCGAATAATATCGATATAACCGATGAGAAACTCCTGAATTCTCTTTTTTAAGGCTGGTGCAAATGCCCATTAATTTTGAAGATACATTTAAGACCCTGAAAGAAGCGAGGCAGAAGTTTGTGCTTGCCTTGTCAATGGAACCGGCACAGCGCGATGGGCAAATCAAATTGGCCTTTTTCACACTATATGAGTCGGCGCGGTTAGCTAATACCATGTATGTGGCAAGAAAGCATTATGCTATGGAAGACGGCGGCCTGTTGAGTTGGGCAAAAAGTGAATTTCAGCAAATTACCGAAACTATATATCTTAAGTACTACCGTCAGGGGAACTACCCCAAGCAGGACCTCGAAGCTGATTTTGAGCGCTGGTTTGAAAGAATAAGATTACATATCAACCGGCTTCACGAGGGTTTTAAGATAGAAAAAAGCAGTACAAAAGCTCGCGACTGGATGGACAATAATAATAAAAAATCACCGATGGGCATGCCCGGTCGCAGCAAGAAGCACAATATTTTATAGACAATTGATTTGGCAGCAGGCATGCAATATCTGTAAGGTTCCGGGAGGTAGTTATTTGCAAATAAATGACCCATATGAGACTACAGGCAAGCTTTTTTTTCTTAACCTGACTAATGGAAGGCATGCGTTAATCGGCTTGTCTTTCGAAGATTATGCAGAGTTGCTTACCCGCGGTTTTGGGGATGAAGAGGTATATGTTACGATTAAGAAAGCAATTTTCGGAATAGAGTATGCCCAACACGTTCCCACATATAAAATGCGTGCGGACTTGTGCACTATCAGGATGGATGGACAACCGAAGTATCAGCTATTAATAGATAATGCCGGCATTGAGGAGCTGAGCACCCGGGGGTTTGTAGATGATGAGAAGGTCTCTCTCATCATTGAAGTTTCACCTTCCAGGCGGCCTGCAACGCCTCTTGATCCCAGCAATATTAAGCTTGATTTCTGATTTTAAACATTTGCGAATTAATAAAATAGAAGAAAATAAATCAGGACGGGTCCTTTTTGTTGACTACATATGAAATTGACGATTTTGTAAATGAAAATCCGGATAGTATTCGGAAGAAAACCGGTGAAGCTATAGGTGAGAGTTTTTTGGCCGCAGATAATCTCATTTTTCTTCTGCAGCAGGTTCAAGGAATGTTCGGCTATTTGCCGCGCGAGGCTATTTTGGAAGTGGCCAAACTTCTCAATATACCGGCAATTGATGTATATAGTGCTGCAACTTTTTACCATCAATTCAGATTCAACAAACCGGGCCGTAAATCGATAAAAATATGTACAGGCACAGCCTGTCATTGCAGAGGAAGTAATAACATCATGGATCTCTGGAAGAACAGACTTGGCATAGATAAGGGTGAAACAACACTTGATGGCGAATTTGATCTTGACGGTGTACCTTGTGTCGGGTGTTGTGTGATGGCGCCGGTGATTAAAGTTGATGGTGAAATATATGGAAAGTGTAAACCTGCTGAAGTAGATAATATACTGCTATCCAGCGGATGGCAGGCAGAAGACGAAGACAGGTAATATAATAGCGTGAAACCACCTGAGTCGTCAAATATTACCTCTGCCTTTCATAAAATCAAGTGTAATTCCGAAGCCAATTTGAGGAAAGTATGTGATAGTGGCCGGACAATAATAATGGTAGGAACTGCTACCTGCGGCAGGTCGGCAGGTGCCATGGAGACGTTTGATGCAATAAAACAAGAGATCGAAGATAAGAATCTTGACTGCTCTGTCATTGAGGTCGGCTGCATTGGCCACTGTTATGCAGAGCCGCTTGTAGTGGTCAGCAAACCAGGGGTTTCTCCCACCTGTTACCGGCATGTGGATACCGTTATTGCCAGAAGGCTTATTCGTGAATGTATTGTTAACGATAGGCAGCTTGAGGAATATGTGTTGGGGATTTTGGATACAAATGATTCTCTGTGCTGCTTTACCCAGATTCAGAGATCCCGATATGAACAAAAAATCGTGCTCAAGAACTGTGGCATAATTGATGCCTGCAGCATCGATTACTACATTGCTGCAGACGGCTACTCATCTCTTAGAAAAGCCTTGCAGATGCAGCCTGAAGAAATTATTGATGAGATCAAGCGGTCCGGACTTCGGGGCAGAGGGGGTGCCGGTTATTCCACAGGGCAGAAGTGGGAAACCTGCTTTAACGCGCCTGGGTCAACAAAATATGTAATATGCAACGGTGATGAAGGCGATCCGGGAGCGTTTTTAGATCGTACGCTTTTAGAAAGCGATCCGCATTCTGTAATTGAGGGAATCATTATTGCCGGTTATACTATTAGAGCAAGGCAGGGTTATATCTATGTTCGTGCTGAGTATCCGCTGGCAATTGAACGCATACAGACTGCTCTTGAACTGGCGAAACAATATGGTCTTATCGGTGAACATATTCTCGGCAGCAGTTTCAGTTTTGATCTGAAACTTTTTCAGGGTGCGGGGGCGTTTGTCTGCGGTGAAGAGACCGCTCTCATATCATCCTTAGAGGGAAAACCCGGAATACCCAGGCACCGGCCGCCCTATCCGGCGTTTAAAGGACTGTTTGGAACCCCGACGCTTGTTAACAATGTAAAAACCTTGGCCTATGTGCGCCACATTATATCAAAGGGAGCGAATTGGTTTGCAGATATCGGCACCAAGGGAAGCAAGGGAACCGCCATTTTTGCCCTTGCCGGCAAAGTCGTAAATACCGGTCTGGTTGAGGTACCCATGGGTACCACTTTGCGACAGATTATCTATGATGTTGGTGGCGGAATTGCCAATGGCAGGCAATTTAGGGCAGTACAAATAGGCGGTCCATCGGGAGGGTTCCTCCCTGAATCTGTCCTTGATACGCCTGTGGATTTTAGCACGCTCATTGAACTTGGCGCAATGATGGGCTCAGGAGGTATGATTGTTCTTGATGAAGATGACTGCATGGTGGAGATGTCACGCTATTTTCTCGAATTTACTCAGGAGGAGTCTTGTGGCAAATGCACGTTCTGTCGGCTTGGGACCAAACAAATGCTGGCTATGCTTACCGACTTCACCAAGGGCCAGGGCAGAATTGAAGATTTGGATATACTCTATGAGCTTGCCCATGATGTTCGTGCAGGGTCACTGTGTGGTCTTGGCAAGACCGCACCGAATCCAATACTGACAACTATGCGCTATTTCCGGGATGAATATGAGGCCCATATAACTCAAAAATACTGTCGGGCGCTGGTGTGTAATGATTTGATCTCCTTTCACTTCAGGGATTACAGATGCAGTACGGCATGTCATGTATGTGATAATCTGTGCGATGCGGTCAGCTATAAAACTATGTGGGACGGCTTGATAAACATAAGATATAATAAAAAATTTATCGATCAGAATAAATGCAACAAATGCAGTATATGTTTGTATATCTGTAATGCAACTGATATTTCTCCTTTTGTTAAGGTTTCGCCTGCCGACAAGATAGCTGATAAAAATAGTGTTAAAACGTAGGAGTATTTCAGGATAGATGGCTTCATCAATTTCAATAACTATAGACGGCAGCAAAATTATAGCTCCGGAAGGTGAGAGCCTGCTTTATACGGCTCTTAATAATGGATGCTACATTCCACATCTGTGCGCTATAGAAGGAAGCAGCTCGCTTATCTCTGCCTGTCGTTTGTGTTTTGTTGAAATAGAAGGTCAAGATGACCTGGTCAGTGCCTGCACCGCAAAAATTACACAGGGAATGGTAGTTAACACGCAAAGCGCAAAAGTTCTGCGATTGGTTCGTACCGGTTTTGAGCTTCTCATGGCTTCTCACCTGGTAGAGTGTGCTGCTTGCTCCAGCAAAGGGTCCTGTGAGCTTCAGAGAATAGCTAAACATCTGGGGATAAAACTGACATCCGACCGTTTCCGGAAAATAGTTAATGATGTCAAAGCTGATGAAAGCAATCCGGCGTTTATTAATGATACGAGAAAATGTGTTCTTTGTGGCCGCTGTCTTTGGGTATGTCGG
The genomic region above belongs to Pseudomonadota bacterium and contains:
- a CDS encoding AAA family ATPase produces the protein MLKKIHLENFKALKNIDLEFAKFNVLTGLNSTGKTSVLQSMAFLKQSISRKEIMYNDYLLRLGEYREAVHKHDMSLPIRIKVSLSNSSEDLDYDVTAAAKATREEFFINGESAWHWDTQAPGVVEPWDRVFLGQAASGYGGGVFAATTEMEFKVTTVLQKFMADWFENMLYLSSNRGFTKYSYPLLAGKPSIEDVSKRAGDMSLLEEWLANLILFRINEAKRYPDAKKQLDVMSERLSRLGVDASPYVLGGPSVVIDLTEGDMWVSAVNSGYGINQSVSSIILGTLFPSQTLITIEEPEMHLHPRMQKAVTGIFGDICNEGKQVIITSHSVHMLQSLRELVENGTLAPEDVKVYNFEKLERETKANNIDITDEKLLNSLF
- a CDS encoding 4Fe-4S binding protein; translated protein: MAKKLLAYRIQIKSDKCQNCGKCIEVCPKQYIIFDEELNKTRLKRGSVCVGCKKCRAVCAYKAIVIDPVIDGNWHIPMR
- a CDS encoding (2Fe-2S)-binding protein; its protein translation is MASSISITIDGSKIIAPEGESLLYTALNNGCYIPHLCAIEGSSSLISACRLCFVEIEGQDDLVSACTAKITQGMVVNTQSAKVLRLVRTGFELLMASHLVECAACSSKGSCELQRIAKHLGIKLTSDRFRKIVNDVKADESNPAFINDTRKCVLCGRCLWVCREQLGKNMLGFVHRGFDRVVATFADECEIEAKCRDCGECTKVCPTGALTAKFGERLVEFEGAASA
- a CDS encoding molybdopterin-dependent oxidoreductase, whose protein sequence is MPVEMVKKEIKREIKKPFCHMSHTRCGMLATVEDGVVTHIEGNPATPVNQGKLCERSKYALDFHNSPNRVNYPMKRVGPRGSGQFERISWDQANQEIAGKLKELIAKYGPECICNNAGTGRTDIWERDLFFNMLDAPNSSSGGSQICYSPSLCADTITYGQFAVSQVMPRTNCIVWWGKDSAESGDFPEHWGFCDLLPITHPKMIVVDPRCTDYARRADHWLPLRNGTDGAMALAWLNVIITEELYDKDFVAKWVADFDKLKEAVKDMTPEKAAEITWVSAEKIAAAARCYAECAPEAAFLFGLATDASGYNSFQTNRAKGLIRAIVGSLNNPGGTYLTPPHNAKFHNTAELSHPEIVSQRQKDKTLGMNRYKLGGRIGYDEAARVQKRIFKKDYINIQGACCSYSSSYQNIAMLTGQPYPVKAFFEQGSHAYTNQPESKTLHKALHQCELIVIHEYVWSASACMADYVLPSADFLEKALAWPYPLWGLCNDMFWFGEKAIEPQYERRDCYTFWRELAKLLHPKEKWEKYYPWETTEDTYVHIMSPLGYKTYQECLDKPYIPSPVPMWHEENDPETGEVLGFATPSGKVECFSNTVAKFFDDESAVPFFEEPFESPVRTPDVFEEYPLIMCAGARFMPYYLSDHRGVKGFRNRYPDPYFQIHNETAAELGIGDGHWCWIESRRGRFMQRAKLCSDILPKTIFAQHGWYYPELPHEEPWTVGWFMSNPNVALSNHPDHNDPYQGGCNIKGSLVKVYRAGEPPFNTWTK
- a CDS encoding NAD(P)H-dependent oxidoreductase subunit E yields the protein MLTTYEIDDFVNENPDSIRKKTGEAIGESFLAADNLIFLLQQVQGMFGYLPREAILEVAKLLNIPAIDVYSAATFYHQFRFNKPGRKSIKICTGTACHCRGSNNIMDLWKNRLGIDKGETTLDGEFDLDGVPCVGCCVMAPVIKVDGEIYGKCKPAEVDNILLSSGWQAEDEDR
- a CDS encoding SLBB domain-containing protein, encoding MVGTATCGRSAGAMETFDAIKQEIEDKNLDCSVIEVGCIGHCYAEPLVVVSKPGVSPTCYRHVDTVIARRLIRECIVNDRQLEEYVLGILDTNDSLCCFTQIQRSRYEQKIVLKNCGIIDACSIDYYIAADGYSSLRKALQMQPEEIIDEIKRSGLRGRGGAGYSTGQKWETCFNAPGSTKYVICNGDEGDPGAFLDRTLLESDPHSVIEGIIIAGYTIRARQGYIYVRAEYPLAIERIQTALELAKQYGLIGEHILGSSFSFDLKLFQGAGAFVCGEETALISSLEGKPGIPRHRPPYPAFKGLFGTPTLVNNVKTLAYVRHIISKGANWFADIGTKGSKGTAIFALAGKVVNTGLVEVPMGTTLRQIIYDVGGGIANGRQFRAVQIGGPSGGFLPESVLDTPVDFSTLIELGAMMGSGGMIVLDEDDCMVEMSRYFLEFTQEESCGKCTFCRLGTKQMLAMLTDFTKGQGRIEDLDILYELAHDVRAGSLCGLGKTAPNPILTTMRYFRDEYEAHITQKYCRALVCNDLISFHFRDYRCSTACHVCDNLCDAVSYKTMWDGLINIRYNKKFIDQNKCNKCSICLYICNATDISPFVKVSPADKIADKNSVKT